A stretch of Branchiostoma lanceolatum isolate klBraLanc5 chromosome 14, klBraLanc5.hap2, whole genome shotgun sequence DNA encodes these proteins:
- the LOC136448354 gene encoding chlorocatechol 1,2-dioxygenase-like gives MFPLLSILLVGWIVGPGAFAQSGCPATHRDVLGPYYLHGVPYQRVVCSGGPYLLVYGTVRDTSCSVVSGATLELWQADSSARYYMNTAMLNFCRGKVTTDPQGRYSFITIRPGKYGWGWYRRPAHVHLRVTAPGRQTLVTQMYFSGDSNLGDQDPCGSCGSENPSQVAEPRTPSGAEGRYTVAGTTFTVSEVAEWDIVLI, from the exons ATGTTTCCGCTCCTCAGCATTCTCCTTGTGGGCTGGATCGTCGGTCCTGGAGCCTTTGCCCAGTCAG GTTGTCCCGCGACCCACCGGGATGTTCTGGGCCCGTACTACCTACACGGAGTACCGTACCAGCGAGTGGTGTGCTCCGGTGGTCCCTACCTACTGGTGTACGGAACG GTGAGGGACACCTCGTGTTCCGTTGTTTCCGGGGCAACACTGGAGCTTTGGCAGGCTGACTCGAGCGCAAG ATACTACATGAACACCGCGATGTTGAACTTCTGCCGCGGGAAGGTCACCACGGACCCCCAGGGGAGGTACAGCTTCATCACCATCAGGCCGGGAAAGTACGGCTGGGGATGGTACCGCCGACCCGCGCATGTGCACCTCAG GGTGACAGCCCCAGGTCGGCAGACCCTGGTGACACAGATGTATTTCTCCGGGGACAGCAACTTGGGTGACCAAGATCCATGTGGGTCCTGTGGGTCGGAGAACCCCAGCCAGGTGGCGGAGCCCCGGACCCCTAGCGGTGCCGAGGGGAGGTACACCGTGGCAGGGACTACCTTCACCGTCAGTGAGGTGGCGGAGTGGGACATCGTTCTGATCTGA
- the LOC136448357 gene encoding uncharacterized protein codes for MILSVVFTVFSLIASHGSVAQFPVQGLQTSGVAAGDIQCTDLQEENSYLTETLDHLESCVQGCLRSSLFYQTNCEPGILAYYPLDNDFSDHCNAFYASPQGGVSIHHATGQNGAAMFDGTGKLVVDFFRLYQWGTAFSVSVWFKRTGGFGRFSGIVNNGYHSSGSWEIRMGRSGSTLTHEEIGCGVVTADSPATWDFSDVSAPSHTWHHAVMTYDGFRLSFYINNEPQNGNQDCCSGPILAKNTPVTIGQAGPGSAGEFFTGLIDDVRLYKKVLSTEEVARLYTLGAGLN; via the exons ATGATACTCTCTGTAGTTTTCACTGTTTTCAGCC TGATAGCCTCGCATGGATCCGTTGCGCAATTTCCGGTACAGGGATTACAG ACATCCGGCGTTGCCGCAGGCGACATTCAATGCACGGATCTCCAAGAAGAAAACTCGTATCTGACTGAAACCCTCGACCATTTGGAGTCGTGTGTACAGGGATGTCTGCGAAGTAGCCTCTTTTACCAAACCA ATTGCGAGCCTGGAATACTAGCTTACTACCCTCTAGACAACGATTTCAGCGACCACTGCAATGCATTTTACGCATCGCCACAAGGGGGCGTCTCGATCCACCATGCAACGGGTCAAAATGGCGCCGCCATGTTCGATGGAACAG GGAAGCTGGTAGTGGATTTTTTCCGACTTTACCAGTGGGGTACGGCCTTTTCTGTCAGTGTCTGGTTCAAGCGTACCGGCGGCTTTGGTCGGTTTTCCGGAATCGTCAACAACGGTTACCACTCCTCCGGAAGCTGGGAGATCCGGATGGGGAGATCCGGAAGCACTCTCACGCACGAGgag ATCGGCTGCGGGGTGGTGACGGCGGACAGTCCGGCCACGTGGGACTTCTCTGACGTTTCCGCACCGAGCCACACCTGGCATCATGCCGTCATGACGTATGACGGATTCCGGCTTAGCTTTTACATCAACAACGAACCGCAAAATGGGAACCAGGA TTGCTGTTCAGGTCCGATTCTCGCCAAGAACACCCCTGTGACCATCGGCCAGGCAGGTCCGGGCAGCGCCGGAGAATTCTTCACCGGGCTCATCGACGACGTTCGTCTCTACAAGAAGGTGTTGAGTACAGAAGAAGTCGCGAGACTGTACACCCTCGGTGCCGGGCTGAACTAA
- the LOC136448355 gene encoding tubulin alpha chain, testis-specific-like has product MREVVSIHIGQAGVQIGNACWELYCLEHGIQPDGNMPSDKTVGYGDDSFNTFFSETGGGKHVPRAVFIDLEPTVIDEIRTGTYRELFHPEQMISGKEDAANNYARGHYTVGKEIIDRTMDRVRKVTDGCSGLQGFLIHHSFGGGTGSGFTALLMERLSVDYGKKSKLQFSIYPAPQVSTAVVEPYNSILSTHTTLEQADCAFMVDNEALYDICRRGLDIDRPTYTNLNRMIGQVISSITASLRFDGSLNVDLTEFQTNLVPYPRIHFPLVTYAPIISAEKAYHENLSVGEITTSCFEPANQMVKCDPRKGKYMACCLLYRGDVVPMDVNTAIANIKTRRTIQFVDWCPTGFKVGINYQPPTVVPGADLAKVQRAVCMLSNTTAIGEAWARLDHKFDLMYAKRAFVHWYVGEGMEEGEFSEAREDTAALEKDYEEMGLDSLSDDLGDDEEY; this is encoded by the exons ATGCGCGAGGTTGTGTCCATACACATTGGGCAGGCGGGAGTACAGATCGGTAACGCCTGTTGGGAGTTGTACTGCCTGGAACATGGCATACAGCCCGACGGGAACATGCCGAGCGACAAGACCGTCGGCTACGGGGACGACTCCTTCAACACGTTCTTCAGCGAGACGGGGGGAGGTAAGCACGTACCCAGGGCTGTTTTTATCGATCTGGAACCCACCGTGATCGACGAAATCCGTACAGGGACGTACAGAGAACTGTTCCACCCTGAACAGATGATATCCGGTAAGGAAGACGCCGCCAATAACTACGCACGAGGACACTACACCGTCGGGAAAGAAATCATTGACCGTACCATGGATCGAGTCCGCAAAGTG ACGGATGGCTGCTCTGGTCTTCAGGGTTTCCTGATCCATCACAGCTTTGGCGGCGGGACAGGGTCAGGGTTCACCGCGCTCCTGATGGAGAGGCTGTCTGTGGACTACGGCAAGAAGTCCAAACTACAGTTCTCCATCTATCCGGCTCCTCAA GTGTCCACCGCAGTGGTCGAGCCGTATAACTCCATTCTGTCCACCCACACCACCTTGGAACAAGCCGACTGCGCCTTCATGGTGGACAACGAGGCACTGTACGACATCTGCCGGCGCGGGCTCGACATCGACCGCCCAACCTACACCAACCTCAACCGCATGATCGGGCAGGTCATCTCGTCTATCACCGCCTCCTTGCGGTTTGACGGCTCACTGAACGTGGATCTGACGGAGTTTCAGACCAACTTGGTGCCGTATCCCCGCATTCACTTCCCCCTGGTCACCTATGCCCCCATCATCTCGGCAGAAAAGGCATACCACGAGAACTTATCGGTTGGTGAGATCACTACCAGTTGCTTCGAACCGGCCAACCAGATGGTGAAGTGCGACCCTCGGAAAG GGAAGTACATGGCGTGCTGTCTGTTGTACCGTGGTGACGTCGTGCCCATGGACGTGAACACTGCCATCGCCAACATCAAGACCAGACGGACAATCCAGTTTGTGGACTGGTGCCCGACAGGCTTCAAG GTTGGAATCAACTACCAGCCGCCCACCGTGGTGCCTGGTGCAGACCTGGCTAAGGTACAGCGTGCCGTGTGCATGTTGAGTAACACCACCGCAATCGGAGAGGCCTGGGCCCGGCTGGACCACAAGTTTGACCTGATGTACGCCAAGCGTGCCTTCGTGCACTG GTATGTTGGGGAGGGCATGGAGGAGGGGGAGTTCTCCGAGGCCCGGGAAGACACGGCGGCCCTTGAGAAGGATTATGAGGAGATGGGACTCGACTCCTTGTCTGATGACTTGGGAGACGACGAGGAGTATTGA